One window from the genome of Solea solea chromosome 13, fSolSol10.1, whole genome shotgun sequence encodes:
- the LOC131471500 gene encoding xylose isomerase-like isoform X2 — translation MSEQEEFFAGISKIPYQPTAGPGDVMCFKHYNAEEVLMGRTMEDWLRFSVCYWHSFCGTGADPFGFQTLHRPWNKGNPMESAKKRLCAAFEFFTKLGVKYYTFHDRDMAPEGSTLKESNMNLDEITDLALQLQKQTGVKVLWVTCNLFAHPRYMNGAATNPDCHVLAYAGAQLKKGLDIAKKLGAENFVFWGGREGFLSMHNTDVAAELKPMANFFKMAVKYKENIGFKCQFLIEPKPKEPCRHQYDYDAMSVIGFLKHFGLENHFKLNIEPNHTTLAGHSYEHDVVMASVFGMLGSVDANTGSPDLGWDTDQFPMDIRNTTMVMKTVIEQGGLQPGGLNFDAKVRRESTDLEDLFIAHIGAMDTFARGLRNAVRIIEDGIITDKERYSSFSHGLGQKVEDGSATLEDMEDYIQQNGEPNVTSGKQEKYESIFNHYI, via the exons GTGCTGATGGGCAGGACGATGGAGGACTGGCTGAGGTTCTCAGTCTGCTACTGGCACTCCTTCTGTGGAACTG GTGCTGACCCTTTTGGGTTCCAGACTCTCCACAGGCCCTGGAATAAAGGAAATCCGATGGAATCAGCCAAGAAGCGACTCTGTGCTGCTTTTGAGTTTTTCACCAAGCTTGGT gttaaatattacacatttcATGACAg GGACATGGCTCCGGAGGGCTCCACACTGAAGGAGTCCAACATGAATCTGGATGAAATAACTGACCTGGCTCTTCAGCTGCAGAAGCAGACTGGAGTCAAAGTGCTCTGGGTCACCTGTAACCTCTTTGCCCACCCAAG GTACATGAACGGCGCTGCCACAAACCCCGACTGTCACGTTCTGGCCTACGCCGGCGCCCAGCTCAAAAAGGGACTTGATATCGCCAAGAAGCTGGGTGCCGAAAACTTTG TGTTTTGGGGAGGAAGGGAAGGTTTCCTGTCCATGCACAACACTGATGTCGCTGCTGAACTGAAGCCCATGGCCAACTTCTTCAAAATGGCTGTca AGTATAAAGAGAACATCGGATTCAAGTGCCAGTTTCTAATTGAGCCAAAGCCCAAGGAGCCATGCCGACATCAGTATGATTATG ATGCTATGAGCGTCATAGGATTCCTGAAGCATTTTGGTCTGGAGAATCACTTTAAGTTGAATATTGAGCCCAACCACACCACGCTGGCAGGACACTCCTATGAACATGACGTCGTCATGGCGTCTGt GTTTGGCATGCTGGGTTCGGTTGATGCAAACACTGGCTCTCCTGACCTGGGCTGGGACACAGATCAGTTCCCCATGGACATCAGGAACACTACCATGGTCATGAAG ACTGTAATTGAACAAGGCGGTCTGCAGCCAGGAGGCTTGAACTTTGACGCTAAGGTGCGCAGAGAGTCCACAGACCTGGAGGACCTGTTCATAGCTCACATCGGAGCCATGGACACGTTTGCAAGAGGCCTCAGGAATGCTGTACGCATCATAGAGGACGGGATAATCACTGATAAG GAGCGATACTCCAGCTTCAGTCATGGTCTTGGACAGAAAGTGGAGGACGGCTCTGCCACCTTAGAGGACATGGAG GATTACATCCAGCAGAACGGTGAACCAAACGTCACATCGGGGAAGCaagaaaaatatgaatccatCTTTAATCACTACATATAA
- the LOC131471500 gene encoding xylose isomerase-like isoform X1, protein MSEQEEFFAGISKIPYQPTAGPGDVMCFKHYNAEEVLMGRTMEDWLRFSVCYWHSFCGTGADPFGFQTLHRPWNKGNPMESAKKRLCAAFEFFTKLGVKYYTFHDRDMAPEGSTLKESNMNLDEITDLALQLQKQTGVKVLWVTCNLFAHPRYMNGAATNPDCHVLAYAGAQLKKGLDIAKKLGAENFVFWGGREGFLSMHNTDVAAELKPMANFFKMAVKYKENIGFKCQFLIEPKPKEPCRHQYDYDAMSVIGFLKHFGLENHFKLNIEPNHTTLAGHSYEHDVVMASVFGMLGSVDANTGSPDLGWDTDQFPMDIRNTTMVMKTVIEQGGLQPGGLNFDAKVRRESTDLEDLFIAHIGAMDTFARGLRNAVRIIEDGIITDKVKERYSSFSHGLGQKVEDGSATLEDMEDYIQQNGEPNVTSGKQEKYESIFNHYI, encoded by the exons GTGCTGATGGGCAGGACGATGGAGGACTGGCTGAGGTTCTCAGTCTGCTACTGGCACTCCTTCTGTGGAACTG GTGCTGACCCTTTTGGGTTCCAGACTCTCCACAGGCCCTGGAATAAAGGAAATCCGATGGAATCAGCCAAGAAGCGACTCTGTGCTGCTTTTGAGTTTTTCACCAAGCTTGGT gttaaatattacacatttcATGACAg GGACATGGCTCCGGAGGGCTCCACACTGAAGGAGTCCAACATGAATCTGGATGAAATAACTGACCTGGCTCTTCAGCTGCAGAAGCAGACTGGAGTCAAAGTGCTCTGGGTCACCTGTAACCTCTTTGCCCACCCAAG GTACATGAACGGCGCTGCCACAAACCCCGACTGTCACGTTCTGGCCTACGCCGGCGCCCAGCTCAAAAAGGGACTTGATATCGCCAAGAAGCTGGGTGCCGAAAACTTTG TGTTTTGGGGAGGAAGGGAAGGTTTCCTGTCCATGCACAACACTGATGTCGCTGCTGAACTGAAGCCCATGGCCAACTTCTTCAAAATGGCTGTca AGTATAAAGAGAACATCGGATTCAAGTGCCAGTTTCTAATTGAGCCAAAGCCCAAGGAGCCATGCCGACATCAGTATGATTATG ATGCTATGAGCGTCATAGGATTCCTGAAGCATTTTGGTCTGGAGAATCACTTTAAGTTGAATATTGAGCCCAACCACACCACGCTGGCAGGACACTCCTATGAACATGACGTCGTCATGGCGTCTGt GTTTGGCATGCTGGGTTCGGTTGATGCAAACACTGGCTCTCCTGACCTGGGCTGGGACACAGATCAGTTCCCCATGGACATCAGGAACACTACCATGGTCATGAAG ACTGTAATTGAACAAGGCGGTCTGCAGCCAGGAGGCTTGAACTTTGACGCTAAGGTGCGCAGAGAGTCCACAGACCTGGAGGACCTGTTCATAGCTCACATCGGAGCCATGGACACGTTTGCAAGAGGCCTCAGGAATGCTGTACGCATCATAGAGGACGGGATAATCACTGATAAGGTGAAG GAGCGATACTCCAGCTTCAGTCATGGTCTTGGACAGAAAGTGGAGGACGGCTCTGCCACCTTAGAGGACATGGAG GATTACATCCAGCAGAACGGTGAACCAAACGTCACATCGGGGAAGCaagaaaaatatgaatccatCTTTAATCACTACATATAA